ACTTTTTCTGCTGCATCAAGTATTCTATTTCTAACTTCTTCTTTCAATACTTGTGCCATATCACACCTCTTTCTAATAAAATACTGAACTCATATTCAATATTTGTCAAGAGTTTAGTGTATTAGTTCAAAAAGAAACTGGATTTAAGACTGCGAGAAAAGCAGATTTCCGTTAAATTACATCTCATTAATTCTATTTGATAAAATTGTAGCCACGCCAACAACCTTATTTTCCCACATAAACAGCTGGGTGCAAAGTGGTTGCACCTTTTAACGATAGGAAAAGCTATCGTTAAAAAGTTTAAGACCTGCTTAATAGCTTGATTATTGAGTATTGAGATGGACCCAGAATTTCGGACACACTAGGCGACAAGCTGGATTAAGTGGTCAGTATGGATAAGATGAAATGTTTTTCAAAGCTTCGTATGTGGGAATATATCCATACTAATAAATAAAGGTATTCGTTATAAATCTAAACTATGCTTATCCAATAAGAAGTCGAATAAATTAAGAGTGAGTATCCCATTTTCATCTAAAAATGACTTTATTCTATCTTTTACGATAAGTATTTTTTTAAATGAGTCATTATTTCCGTAAATCTATGCCTCTCCCTATTTAGAATTAATTCCATAACAGACATATTTTGAAGTTGGATTTACAAAATGAATTTACACCAACGTTAGAGCTTGACCTACGCCGTAATTCTCTATTCTTTGGTGTCCAAAAGAAATTTACAAGCTCAATATTGACAAGCTGTTTTCAAAGTTATATATTTATAACACATGTTAGAAATATATCACCTTATGTTTTTACACTAGAAGGAGATTAATATGAAGAAAAAAGTATCAATACTAGAAATTGTAGCAACAAAAATTGTCATTGCCTTATTAGTTGCAGGTTACTATTGGATGTGGAGTAGATCCGATTGGATGCCCGAATATCGCCAATATTCAGCTTACTTCGGCGGATTCTTATTCCTTATATTGCTAGCCCATTATCTTAGGATACATAAGTATAAGAAAGAATGTTTTGATGAGTTGGCGATAAAAACACTACGCAAATGCGATGCAATATGCCTGAAAGTTCTAACTGTTTTAATGGTAATAGTTGCATATGTGGGAGGGATTTTAGGGCACGTCAATGCAATGTCAACTGCAATGATGGGCTGGCTAATCATCGGAAGCATTATCACAATCGCAACGCTTCGTACCATGCTGTTCCTTATCTTGAATTCAAAAGGGGTATAGCTATGGCGTTAATAACAAAACTAAAAGATTACCGAGAAAAAGCAAACTATAAACAGTCAGAGCTGGCTGAAATGGTTAATGTCAGAAGAGAAACTATTGTTCATCTAGAAAACGGTAGGTATAATCCGTCTTTGAAACTGGCCATGGATATCGCAAAAATTTTCAAAGTAAAAGTAGAAGATTTATTTGAATTTACTGATGAGTAATCTATTGGGAAGTCTGTCTAAATTTTGAGTGCACACTATGGATATTGGGTGCACCTTTTAACGAAATGTAATAATTTTTTACACGTATTTTTCTAAAACCAAGCTCACCCCACGGCTGCTCAGCTATACAATTCACACGATAAGGCATTGTCTGTAAAAACATCATCTATCGGATAACTATCACCACGAACCGCCTGATCATAACCTTTAGCCATCAACGCGTTAAACGTTTTCTCGTCCATATCATCTTGTGCCGGAAGTGACTTTGGAATAGTAAGCGAAAACGGAATACCCTTATTAAGAATGATTTGACGATAAAACATGTCAATAGCAGTAGCCCTAGAAATTCCAATAGTTTCCAGAATCTGCTCTGCCTGCTGTTTAATATTTTCTTGTATTCTCACATTCACATTCGCACTTTTAGTAACTGCCATATCAATCAACCTCCATATTCATACCATACATAATTGTGTCGTATATTGCAACACAATTTACATGAATAGGATTGCTTGGCTACCATACGCGCTTTGCGTGTTCGCATTCCTTCATCAGATAGCACAATCAAGCGCCATGATGGTGGGGAAGCCCCGCTTATTTTCTCGTTTGAGTTTGAACATAAAAATAGCAGATAAAGGGAAGAAAATGAATTTACACCAAAGTTAAGGCTTGACCGTCTAAACCTCATTTTCGAGAGTATGAAATAATTTCTGTAAAAAGCAGATGAAAGATTCCAATAGGTACTCCTGCGATATAAACTAATTAAAGGAGGCCGAAAAAATGGCAAGAAGCAAAAAAGAAAACATCCACAAAGTGAAAATTACTGAAGGGAAGACGTAGATGTGA
This is a stretch of genomic DNA from Mageeibacillus indolicus UPII9-5. It encodes these proteins:
- a CDS encoding helix-turn-helix transcriptional regulator, producing the protein MALITKLKDYREKANYKQSELAEMVNVRRETIVHLENGRYNPSLKLAMDIAKIFKVKVEDLFEFTDE
- a CDS encoding type II toxin-antitoxin system RelB/DinJ family antitoxin, with the protein product MAVTKSANVNVRIQENIKQQAEQILETIGISRATAIDMFYRQIILNKGIPFSLTIPKSLPAQDDMDEKTFNALMAKGYDQAVRGDSYPIDDVFTDNALSCELYS